The following coding sequences are from one Augochlora pura isolate Apur16 chromosome 6, APUR_v2.2.1, whole genome shotgun sequence window:
- the LOC144470884 gene encoding vacuolar protein sorting-associated protein 26C — protein MSISIDIKLKRASKIYHEGEIVAGIILLKTNSDVKHDGIFLSMDGSVNLQLSSKNFGIFEAFYNSVKPIQLVQYTLDASPSGKIPNGKTEIPFELPLKPRGTKSLYETYHGVFVNIQYLIRCDIKRSFLAKDLSKTLEFIVEDKAPSKIEKEPRKPVTFKIMPESLQNARDRTNVPRFCISGKLDTLYCKISEPLTGEVVIEHCEAVIKSIELQLVRVETCGCAEGYSRDATEIQNIQIGEGNPCMNLPIPIYMIFPRLFTCPTLSTSNFKVEFEVNLIVVFEDDYLVTENFPIILSRY, from the exons atgtctaTTAGTATTGATATCAAATTGAAACGGGCCAGTAAAATTTACCACGAAGGG GAGATCGTCGCtggtataatattattaaaaacaaattcggACGTGAAGCACGAtggtatatttttaagcatGGACGGTTCGGTTAATTTACAACTTAGCTCCAAGAATTTTGGTATATTTGAAGCTTTTTATAATTCCGTAAAG CCTATACAGTTAGTGCAATATACTTTAGATGCTTCTCCGAGTGGCAAAATACCTAACGGCAAAACGGAGATACCATTCGAATTGCCATTGAAGCCTAGAGGAACTAAGTCTTTGTATGAAACCTATCACGgtgtttttgtaaatatacaatatctgATACGTTGCGATATAAAACGAAGTTTCTTAGCGAAGGATCTAAGCAAGACACTGGAATTCATAGTCGAAGATAAAGCACCttctaaaatagaaaaagaaccCAGGAAACCGGTCACTTTTAAGATTATGCCGGAATCATTGCAAAATGCAAGAGACAGAACCAATGTACCCAGATTTTGTATTTCAGGAAAATTGGATACATTGTATTGTAAAATCTCTGAACCCCTAACAGGAGAG GTGGTAATTGAACATTGCGAAgctgtaataaaatcgattgaaCTACAATTGGTCAGAGTGGAGACGTGTGGTTGCGCAGAAGGATATTCCAGGGATG CTAcggaaatacaaaatatacagaTTGGGGAAGGTAATCCGTGCATGAATTTGCCTATAccaatatatatgatattccCCAGACTGTTTACATGCCCCACGTTAAGTACAAGTAACTTTAAAGTCG aatttgaGGTGAACCTTATTGTGGTATTTGAAGATGACTACTTAGTTACCGAAAATTTTCCCATTATATTGTCGAGGTactaa
- the LOC144471136 gene encoding protein mono-ADP-ribosyltransferase PARP16-like isoform X2 — protein MDNSPKQLCDISKDESTEEKENRLNTIGNKINGKSDVNILYMNPVDPAAATQEETRKITSVKCVLEKDLKAADFKWSLFVAACNTYRYDTCLKPFPPMYIKNECKDIEALRRAVELIPPLTVILEKLQDPNVYERYSTAIDLLYWVLIRLRDPTIKTISKNSYESILRKVPSELSVAAPNLIFHVASAKQSASEEKWKTIAQGCRTFYAYHGSRLENFHSIIHYGLQQSMCKKSLFGKGIYLASELSATLPHSPVGYGWGGSVLGSEMNCIALCELVNHVDVKSKDTEGTVQTVPKDSADQAASNKYYTLTNSELVRVRYLLVYSQAVQTSRSTNSGGLLAWFKQHKLLTFVLGYLLLLTSVGLTHNKQVERYYKLFAQKLGLE, from the exons ATGGATAATTCGCCCAAGCAACTGTGCGATATCTCTAAAGATGAAAGTACAGAGGAAAAAGAGAATCGTCTGAACACTATCGGCAACAAAATCAATGGAAAATCGGACGTGAACATATTGTATATGAACCCGGTAGATCCGGCGGCAGCCACGCAAGAAGAAACACGCAAGATTACCTCGGTAAAGTGCGTATTGGAAAAGGATCTTAAAGCAGCAGATTTCAAATGGTCATTGTTTGTAGCAGCATGCAACACGTATCGCTACGACACTTGCTTGAAACCGTTTCCACCGATGTACATTAAGAACGAGTGCAAAGACATCGAAGCTTTG AGAAGAGCCGTAGAACTGATCCCGCCGTTAACTGTGATACTCGAAAAGTTGCAAGATCCAAACGTGTACGAACGATACAGCACGGctatagatttattatattgggTTTTAATTCGTTTAAGAGATCCTACTATAAAAACTATTAGCAAAAATTCT TACGAATCCATATTGAGAAAAGTACCATCGGAACTGTCCGTGGCTGCaccaaatttaatattccatgTTGCAAGCGCGAAACAGTCGGCATCGGAAGAAAAGTGGAAAACGATCGCTCAAGGTTGTAGAACTTTTTATGCTTATCATGGTAGCCGTTTAGAGAATTTCCATTCCATTATACATTACGGTCTGCAACAAAGCATGTGCAAG aaatcatTGTTTGgtaaaggaatttatttagcgAGCGAATTGAGCGCCACTTTACCGCATAGTCCGGTAGGATATGGTTGGGGTGGCAGTGTACTGGGAAGTGAAATGAATTGCATCGCTTTGTGCGAGCTTGTCAATCACGTCGATGTCAAAAGCAAAGATACAG AGGGTACTGTTCAGACCGTACCCAAAGATTCCGCGGATCAAGCAGCCTCGAACAAATATTACACATTAACGAACAGTGAATTAGTTCGAGTAAGATATCTTCTCGTTTACAGTCAAGCAGTACAAACCTCAAG GTCTACTAATAGTGGAGGATTATTAGCATGGTTTAAGCAACACAAGTTATTAACCTTCGTGCTCGGTTACCTGCTGCTACTGACTTCGGTTGGACTAACCCATAACAAACAAGTTgaaagatattataaattatttgctcAAAAGCTTGGGTTAGAGTAA
- the LOC144471136 gene encoding protein mono-ADP-ribosyltransferase PARP16-like isoform X1 has translation MDNSPKQLCDISKDESTEEKENRLNTIGNKINGKSDVNILYMNPVDPAAATQEETRKITSVKCVLEKDLKAADFKWSLFVAACNTYRYDTCLKPFPPMYIKNECKDIEALRRAVELIPPLTVILEKLQDPNVYERYSTAIDLLYWVLIRLRDPTIKTISKNSYESILRKVPSELSVAAPNLIFHVASAKQSASEEKWKTIAQGCRTFYAYHGSRLENFHSIIHYGLQQSMCKKSLFGKGIYLASELSATLPHSPVGYGWGGSVLGSEMNCIALCELVNHVDVKSKDTELVAEGTVQTVPKDSADQAASNKYYTLTNSELVRVRYLLVYSQAVQTSRSTNSGGLLAWFKQHKLLTFVLGYLLLLTSVGLTHNKQVERYYKLFAQKLGLE, from the exons ATGGATAATTCGCCCAAGCAACTGTGCGATATCTCTAAAGATGAAAGTACAGAGGAAAAAGAGAATCGTCTGAACACTATCGGCAACAAAATCAATGGAAAATCGGACGTGAACATATTGTATATGAACCCGGTAGATCCGGCGGCAGCCACGCAAGAAGAAACACGCAAGATTACCTCGGTAAAGTGCGTATTGGAAAAGGATCTTAAAGCAGCAGATTTCAAATGGTCATTGTTTGTAGCAGCATGCAACACGTATCGCTACGACACTTGCTTGAAACCGTTTCCACCGATGTACATTAAGAACGAGTGCAAAGACATCGAAGCTTTG AGAAGAGCCGTAGAACTGATCCCGCCGTTAACTGTGATACTCGAAAAGTTGCAAGATCCAAACGTGTACGAACGATACAGCACGGctatagatttattatattgggTTTTAATTCGTTTAAGAGATCCTACTATAAAAACTATTAGCAAAAATTCT TACGAATCCATATTGAGAAAAGTACCATCGGAACTGTCCGTGGCTGCaccaaatttaatattccatgTTGCAAGCGCGAAACAGTCGGCATCGGAAGAAAAGTGGAAAACGATCGCTCAAGGTTGTAGAACTTTTTATGCTTATCATGGTAGCCGTTTAGAGAATTTCCATTCCATTATACATTACGGTCTGCAACAAAGCATGTGCAAG aaatcatTGTTTGgtaaaggaatttatttagcgAGCGAATTGAGCGCCACTTTACCGCATAGTCCGGTAGGATATGGTTGGGGTGGCAGTGTACTGGGAAGTGAAATGAATTGCATCGCTTTGTGCGAGCTTGTCAATCACGTCGATGTCAAAAGCAAAGATACAG AACTGGTTGCAGAGGGTACTGTTCAGACCGTACCCAAAGATTCCGCGGATCAAGCAGCCTCGAACAAATATTACACATTAACGAACAGTGAATTAGTTCGAGTAAGATATCTTCTCGTTTACAGTCAAGCAGTACAAACCTCAAG GTCTACTAATAGTGGAGGATTATTAGCATGGTTTAAGCAACACAAGTTATTAACCTTCGTGCTCGGTTACCTGCTGCTACTGACTTCGGTTGGACTAACCCATAACAAACAAGTTgaaagatattataaattatttgctcAAAAGCTTGGGTTAGAGTAA
- the LOC144471136 gene encoding protein mono-ADP-ribosyltransferase PARP16-like isoform X3: MDNSPKQLCDISKDESTEEKENRLNTIGNKINGKSDVNILYMNPVDPAAATQEETRKITSVKCVLEKDLKAADFKWSLFVAACNTYRYDTCLKPFPPMYIKNECKDIEALRRAVELIPPLTVILEKLQDPNVYERYSTAIDLLYWVLIRLRDPTIKTISKNSYESILRKVPSELSVAAPNLIFHVASAKQSASEEKWKTIAQGCRTFYAYHGSRLENFHSIIHYGLQQSMCKKSLFGKGIYLASELSATLPHSPVGYGWGGSVLGSEMNCIALCELVNHVDVKSKDTELVAEGTVQTVPKDSADQAASNKYYTLTNSELVRVY, from the exons ATGGATAATTCGCCCAAGCAACTGTGCGATATCTCTAAAGATGAAAGTACAGAGGAAAAAGAGAATCGTCTGAACACTATCGGCAACAAAATCAATGGAAAATCGGACGTGAACATATTGTATATGAACCCGGTAGATCCGGCGGCAGCCACGCAAGAAGAAACACGCAAGATTACCTCGGTAAAGTGCGTATTGGAAAAGGATCTTAAAGCAGCAGATTTCAAATGGTCATTGTTTGTAGCAGCATGCAACACGTATCGCTACGACACTTGCTTGAAACCGTTTCCACCGATGTACATTAAGAACGAGTGCAAAGACATCGAAGCTTTG AGAAGAGCCGTAGAACTGATCCCGCCGTTAACTGTGATACTCGAAAAGTTGCAAGATCCAAACGTGTACGAACGATACAGCACGGctatagatttattatattgggTTTTAATTCGTTTAAGAGATCCTACTATAAAAACTATTAGCAAAAATTCT TACGAATCCATATTGAGAAAAGTACCATCGGAACTGTCCGTGGCTGCaccaaatttaatattccatgTTGCAAGCGCGAAACAGTCGGCATCGGAAGAAAAGTGGAAAACGATCGCTCAAGGTTGTAGAACTTTTTATGCTTATCATGGTAGCCGTTTAGAGAATTTCCATTCCATTATACATTACGGTCTGCAACAAAGCATGTGCAAG aaatcatTGTTTGgtaaaggaatttatttagcgAGCGAATTGAGCGCCACTTTACCGCATAGTCCGGTAGGATATGGTTGGGGTGGCAGTGTACTGGGAAGTGAAATGAATTGCATCGCTTTGTGCGAGCTTGTCAATCACGTCGATGTCAAAAGCAAAGATACAG AACTGGTTGCAGAGGGTACTGTTCAGACCGTACCCAAAGATTCCGCGGATCAAGCAGCCTCGAACAAATATTACACATTAACGAACAGTGAATTAGTTCGA GTCTACTAA